The following DNA comes from Halobacillus litoralis.
AATAAAGCTGCTTCTGGCAACGTCAACTTACTGATATCATTTTTTCCGAAGTACGTTTCAGCGGCTTCTGCTACGCCATAGGCACCAGCACCGTAATAGTTCTTATTCAAGTACATCTCTAAGATTTTTTCTTTGGAATAATCCTGATCTAATTTTATGGCTAAGTACTGTTCTTGAACTTTTCGTTTCAACGTTTTGTCCGAGGTCAAGAAAGATTGTTTAACAACTTGTTGGGTGATTGTACTTGCACCCTCAGCCCCGAAACCTTCAGTGATGTTTGCCAGCACGGCACCGCCAATCCGGCGGAAGTCTATACCGAAATGGCTATAAAACCGAGCATCCTCGGTAGCGATGACAGCATCCTTCAGGACAGTCGGAATCTCATCATAGGTTACTTTCGTTCTCCGTTCATCACCAGCCAGGTCAGCCACGAGTTCTCCATTTTCGTCATAGACTTTAGATGAGAAAGGAACAGATAATTTCGATTCGTCTAACTCTGGTGCAGCTGCTACATAATATGCGAATAATCCACCGACACCGAGCATTAAAACAATTCCTATAGTAAGAAGTATCATAAAGATTTTTTTGAACTTAGGAGACTTTTTACTTTTTTTAGATGTTTTCATTTGTTTTCTTCTTGCTGTTCGAGACTGGCTATCATTTGCCATTTATCTTTCCTCCATTTCAGAAATAAAGCTTATCGAGAGCAGTAGCATAATCCACCCTTGCTTGGAAATGGAATGGTATTTGAATTCCTTCCTTTTCTACAAAAGCATATGGAATCGATTTTCTGCCACCATTCCATTGATCATCCCAATACAGGAAAAGTCCTGAAGAAGGGAGGAGGTAAACCTCTTCAAGCGGAGAGAAACAGAGAATCAGGAAGCTGATGCCTCCATGCTTTTCAATCGCCTTCATATGATCAATCTGGTGTTGGTGCACATTACTGAGGGGAAAAGAAGTTTTATTTTTTGTTTCTTTCGCCTCGAAATCAATGTACTTACCGCGATAAACTCCATTGAAGTCAGTCGTAGATGCTTGTTTGAAATAAGCTTCTTTAATGACGGCAGCACTCCGTTTAGGGTAATCGACATTCACAATTTGTACAGGCGTCGGTTTTTTATGAACGACAGCAATTCCTGCTTCCAAATAATATTGATTAGTTACATTGATATCCTCTTCTAATGACATCCCACGATTACTAAAATCAGGTTTTATCTTTCCTTTTGGGGCGTGACTTTGTTTAGTACTCCGCTTCCCATTGGGATAATTCAAACTTCATCCCTCCCTATAGCCATGAGAGTATCATATCAAAAATTCACGTCCAAGGATATATACAAAAGGTTCAATTACTTTAGACGTCTGTACAAGTAAAAGGTTTCATATTTCTATAAATTCGACAAAAAATAAATAGTACGCGTGAATAGTTCCCTGATTGGATCGTCGTTAAACCCCAATTAATTCATTCGAATACCCAATACATTTTGAGGGGGAGATTACGAACAAATGTGCAAGCGACTTGTTCACCCCCGCCAAGCATAAGCAAACCTTTGAAGTGGCGGTTTTTGCCACAGCAAAGGGCTTGCTTATGACCTCGAGGGGGTAGGCGCTGGAACTGGATGAAACAAATGTGCAAGCGACTTGTTCACCCCCGCCAAGCATAAGCAAACCTTTGAAGTGGCGGTTTATCCCACATGAGATATAAATAATATAAGATGAAAAAAGCTGTTGCTAAAACGTTAGCAACAGCTGGAATGATACTTAAGTGGAAGGACGGTTTTCACCAGCTAATTTCGGGTTATCTGTCTTTGCTGGTGTCGGTTTTTTCTTTTTCTTTTCTGGCTTTTTAGCCATATGAAATCCTCCTTTTCTGTCGAAGGGTCAGGTCATATTTGACTTGTTTTGTTGCTTTAGTTCTAGTCTTGTCATTCACAAAGGAGTTATGCACCCTTTAGAGAATTTATTAAAGACCATAATAGAGGAGGAGATATGGATGATGAAAAGCAGGGTTGTCACACCGGAAGAATTTGAAGAACAATTGTCTCAACTGCGCGAAAAATTCTCCTTGCTTGAACGACGTTTATCCTTGAAAGCAGATGAAATTGTATTCACGATGACGGTATCCCACCGGAAAGAAGTGGACGATTTGAAAGATGAAGTGTTTTCTCTGAGGGATGAATTGAAGAAAATGAAAAAAGAACGGCAACATGCCTATTTAGGAAAGGTTGCGCAACAAGCTAAACGTAGATCTGTAGGTTAAAATATTGCTGACTCTCTCACCCTCATGATACAGTGAAGAAAAAAGGTGAGGGAAACATGTCTCTTAAAACAAATACAGAAAAAATCAAACAACTCATTGACCGCCTCCATGGGCGATTTCTCAATACAGAAGGTCCAGTGGACAAAAAAAGTCATGAATTTTTCAATAAAGTAAAAGAAGATACAGCTCCTATGTTCGAATTGACACAGACTTGGATGGAAGAAGCAGAGGAATTCGTCAAAAGCAGGAAAGCGAATGTCCATCCCAATCAAGTGAAATCGACACATGAAAATCTTGAAATGATTATCCTCCATAGTTATTATCTGGACATTCCCATGAAAAGGTACAAAGAATTATACCAATCCTCTCATTATGTCCTGGATATGATTTTAGACGATTTGGAGAACGCCTGAATAAACACCTGTTTAACGAATAAGAGGAATGGTGTAGACAGCACAAAATATCCCCTTACTGATATTTTATAAAACCCAGACGAAAAAACTCCTTATAGTTGGAGTCCACTGCAATTTTTTGAATTATGCATCAAATGAAGAAGCCGAGTTTTGACGATTTTATCGTTCAACTCGGCTTCTTTTATAATTTTGATGAAGCTCTTTTCAGATAGGCCTCGTTGATGCCACGATGAGCGTGCCCGCGCAAGTATCCACCGGCAAGCAATTCGTGCGAAGAAACAATAAACTTTAACAGCTCCTCTAGATTGAAAAGGTTTTTTCAGTTGCCTTCTATTGATGGGGAGCTTTTTTTCTTCATATTAAGACCTGGTTGCTTTCCTATTTGTGATTTTAGCAATGATCAGGTAGAAAGCAGGGACCAGTATTAAGG
Coding sequences within:
- the recU gene encoding Holliday junction resolvase RecU is translated as MNYPNGKRSTKQSHAPKGKIKPDFSNRGMSLEEDINVTNQYYLEAGIAVVHKKPTPVQIVNVDYPKRSAAVIKEAYFKQASTTDFNGVYRGKYIDFEAKETKNKTSFPLSNVHQHQIDHMKAIEKHGGISFLILCFSPLEEVYLLPSSGLFLYWDDQWNGGRKSIPYAFVEKEGIQIPFHFQARVDYATALDKLYF
- a CDS encoding YppE family protein, whose amino-acid sequence is MSLKTNTEKIKQLIDRLHGRFLNTEGPVDKKSHEFFNKVKEDTAPMFELTQTWMEEAEEFVKSRKANVHPNQVKSTHENLEMIILHSYYLDIPMKRYKELYQSSHYVLDMILDDLENA